In Mycobacterium branderi, the DNA window GCGGATGGCTGGCGACGATCCCGACGACCGGGCCGTGTTCTGTCACGGCGGCGATTGCGGCGTCGTCGACAAAACCCGACGGATCCCACAACACGTTGCCGCCCTTGGTGCACACCAGCTTTCCCACTTGGCCGATACCCAATGCCGGCGAGCTGCCGATACCCACCAAGCCGTCCTCGATCACGGTGACCTCGGAACGCATCCCCTCGGCGGCAAGCTCCTCCAGCGTCGCCCACTGCTGACCTTCGCGGGGCACCCACTGCCGCTCGTCGGCGCAGATCGCGCAGAGCTCCGATGCGGTCGCATGCTCCACACCGCAGGTCCGGCACAGCCAGAACATGGCACTACTCTATTCACGCGGATTCGACCCTCACAGCGGCTTCATAGCCGATTGCCAGCATGACGGGGTCCACTGGTGCAGTGGGGTTCACCGCCGTGCCCAAACATCGACTCACCCTCGCGCTTGTCGCGGTGGCCGGTGCCACGACTCTGGCCGTCGCCGCATGCGGCGGCTCCGAGAACGGAACCGCAGCCAAATCCAGCACCTCGTCGAGCGCGACGGCAAGCGCGACACCTTCGGCGTCCAAGCCCCCGCCTCCCATCGGTCACGATCACGTCGAAGGCATGGTTAAAGCGGTGTCTGGCGACACGATCGAGCTCACGCAGCGTGATCGGACCGCGGCGAGAGTCGACTTCACACCGACGACGACGATCACCGAGCTGGGTCCTGCGCAGCTGGCCGACGTCACCCCGGGCAGCTGTGTCGACGTCGAGCCCACTGCACAGGCCGCGCAGTCAGTGACCATCAGCCCATCGGAAGGCGGTAACTGCCCACCACCACCGCCCGGCGAGCCGGCCACCGGTATGTCCGGGACGGTCAAAACGGTTACGGGCAACACCATCGGCGTCGACAGCACCGACGCCGCGGGCAAGACCACGCACACCGACGTCAACGTCACCGACTCGACCACCTACCAAAAGCATGCGGTCACCGATGCGCAAGCGATCCAGAACGGTAAGTGTCTAGCAGCGCAAGGCACTAGGGACGGCGGCGTGTTGCACGCGGACAGCATCGACCTCGAACCGTGCCCGGCGATGGGTGGGCCCCACCACCACTTCCACATCCCCCGCCTGCCGCACCATCACCACTAGCGATTGACCGTCCGTTTCGCGGTCAATACGACTTCGGCAACCCGAGGCTGTGCTGGGCGATGTGGTTGAGGATCATCTCGCGGGTGATCGGCACGGTCTTGAACAGGCGGACGAACTCGTACATGTTGGACAACGCGACCTCGCGGGTGAACCCGCTGCCGCCGTGCACCTCGATGGCCGCGTCGACGCAGCGGATCGCCGCGTCGGCGGCCAGGAATTTGGCCATGTTGCTGGCCTCCCCAGCGTCGGTTCCGGCGTCGTAGCTCTCGGCGGCGTGCCGGGTCATCAGCCGGGCCGACTCCAGCGCAATCTTGGCTTCGGCCAACGGATGTGCCACGCCCTGATGCGCGCCGATCGGCACCTGCCACACCCGCCGCTCGCGGGCGTAGGTGACCGCCTTGTCCAGCGCGTAGCGGCTGACGCCGTTGCAGATCGCCGCGATGATCACCCGTTCGGGGTTCATGCCGTCGAACGCGACGCGCAGCCCGTTGCCTTCGCCGCCGACGAGCCGGTCCGCCGGGACCGCCACGTTGTCGAAGAACACCGTGAACGACTTGTCGGTGATCTCGAAAGTCATTGGGATGCGGTGCATGTCGATGCCGGGCGTATCGCGGTCGACCAGGAACAGCGACAGCTGCGCACGACCACGCGCATCGGTGCCGGTGCGGGTGACGACCAGCAGGGCGTCGGCCTGGTCGGCGGCGGTGATGAAGGTCTTCTGTCCGCTGATGTAGTACTTGTCGCCGTCGCGGCGCGCGGTGGTGGCGAGCTGATGCGAGTTGGAGCCCGCGTCGGGTTCGGTGATTGCGAACGCGATCTTCAGCGTTCCGGCGGCCATCGGCGCCAGCCACGCTCGCTTCTGCTCGTCGGTGGCGTGCCGCGCCAGGAGACTGCCGACGATGCCCGGCGAGATCATCAGCATGATCTGCGGACAGCCCGCGGCGGCAGCTTCCTCGGCGACCATGTTCATGGCGGACAGCCCCATTCCGCCGCCGCCGTATTCTTCGGGCAGGTTCACGCCGACGAATCCGCCGGCGGCCAGCGCGTCCCACAGCTCGGTGGGATGCTGCAGAGTCTCGCTGCAGTGGGTGAAGTAGTCGTTGCCGAAGCCGGCGACGATGCCGTGCACCGACGCGCGTAACTCGGCTTCTTCGAAGGCGTTGAGCATCAACGGAAGTCCATCCAGTGTCCGTGTGGGGTGAAGCCCAGCAAAAACGGGATCTCGATGCGGCACACGGGTCCGGCGGTGATGTCGTCGGTGTCGAAAATGACGTATTCGCCGAGGTTTTCGGTCCACCGCGACACCGGCACCATCAAATAGCCGTCGCCTTCCGGCGCGTCGGGTGTACGGGGCACAAAAGTAGGCTCCATCACGACCGCCGGGCGGTCGTGGCGCAGCCGGTACTCCTGCTCGTCGCCGGTGTGCAAGTCGCGCACCACCAGGCTGTGCATGCGCATGCCGTTGCCCTTGGCGTCGCCGCCGATCAGGTAACCCCAGCGGTGCCCGCGCCCGTAGAAGCGTTCGTCGACCTTGGGCAGCTCGCAGGGGCGGTCGTCGAGCAGCTCGGATTTCACGCTGCCGGTGGACAAGTCCACCGTCCAGCGGCCGAGCGTGCTGCGCGCCAGGTTGAAGAACAACGCGACGTCCTTGCCCTCGAAGCGGTCGATGTCGAGCGGAAACGGCGGCCGCTCGAAGATCGGTGCGTCCAGGGTCAGCGTGTTCTCGGTGACGTCCGCGGCCAGCGTGTGCATCATGTACTGCGGCTCGATTTCCGCTATGATCCAGTGGATTTCGCCGTACTCGACGTCGTCGCGGGGCACCAGCGCCAGGATGGTCGGCAGTTCCGGGTTCCACCCGTGGACCGGCAGACCACGCTCGATCCGGTCTGGGTCGAAGACGAATCCCTGGAACGGCAACACCATCCACTGCGGGGTGAGCCACATGTCGTGGACCTCCGAGGAATACGGCGCATCCCACAGTTCGCGTGAGGCGACCGCGCCGTCAGGGTGCACCACGTGCACGGTGACATACGGTTTGCGGTTGCTGTAGGCCCAGCCATACAAGGTGCCGTTGTCCCACTTCGGGTGTGCGGTGAACGCCGCATCGCCATAGCCGGCCGGGTCGAAGATGCCGCGGGACAACTGCGGCGACCACGGCACGATCCCCCGGGTTTCCAGCGAGATCGGGTCCAGCGCGACGGGCGGGCTGCCCTGCTCGCCCGACGCGAGGATTTCGCCGCCGAACGGAAAGCAGTTGATGTTGTTGGTGCCCTGAGGAATTCCGCGCGTATACTCGTTGGACACCGCCGCACCGAAGCCGATGTTGCGCCAGTCGGTCCACTCCCCGTCAGTCCAGCAGAACATTCCGCGCCCGTG includes these proteins:
- a CDS encoding acyl-CoA dehydrogenase family protein, producing MLNAFEEAELRASVHGIVAGFGNDYFTHCSETLQHPTELWDALAAGGFVGVNLPEEYGGGGMGLSAMNMVAEEAAAAGCPQIMLMISPGIVGSLLARHATDEQKRAWLAPMAAGTLKIAFAITEPDAGSNSHQLATTARRDGDKYYISGQKTFITAADQADALLVVTRTGTDARGRAQLSLFLVDRDTPGIDMHRIPMTFEITDKSFTVFFDNVAVPADRLVGGEGNGLRVAFDGMNPERVIIAAICNGVSRYALDKAVTYARERRVWQVPIGAHQGVAHPLAEAKIALESARLMTRHAAESYDAGTDAGEASNMAKFLAADAAIRCVDAAIEVHGGSGFTREVALSNMYEFVRLFKTVPITREMILNHIAQHSLGLPKSY
- a CDS encoding carotenoid oxygenase family protein, whose protein sequence is MVMVPDVAVLRGAFRPMRFEATVEDCVVTFGEIPSELCGGFYRVGPTFKRPTKQGGNGLLAMDGMVQGLTFEGGRADFRNRWIRTPKYLLEDRHGRGMFCWTDGEWTDWRNIGFGAAVSNEYTRGIPQGTNNINCFPFGGEILASGEQGSPPVALDPISLETRGIVPWSPQLSRGIFDPAGYGDAAFTAHPKWDNGTLYGWAYSNRKPYVTVHVVHPDGAVASRELWDAPYSSEVHDMWLTPQWMVLPFQGFVFDPDRIERGLPVHGWNPELPTILALVPRDDVEYGEIHWIIAEIEPQYMMHTLAADVTENTLTLDAPIFERPPFPLDIDRFEGKDVALFFNLARSTLGRWTVDLSTGSVKSELLDDRPCELPKVDERFYGRGHRWGYLIGGDAKGNGMRMHSLVVRDLHTGDEQEYRLRHDRPAVVMEPTFVPRTPDAPEGDGYLMVPVSRWTENLGEYVIFDTDDITAGPVCRIEIPFLLGFTPHGHWMDFR